The stretch of DNA CCACACCAGATTCCTCCCCGGCCAAAGGCGAAGTCGGGTTCGCAACCGGAACTTTAGGGTCAgacaccggaacctcatcctcgttgggagccggaacaatctttccctccacgaCAACATTATCCGTACTGAATAAACTCAGATCcaggtcaggagcaagaacccggacctgagccttcaaattttcaaacatagcatccatacccttagcCACATGACCCTCTAGCTCGTAAAAATCATCCTGAGCGGATTGCAAcctctcctttgtctccacaagctcagCATATGTCCGAGTATAACTCTCCctcgccgccttcgccatctcctcggATGAACTCGCCGCCGCCACAGCCGCAGTAGCTTTAGCTTTCTCCTTCTCCAAAGACGCCTCCAGCTCAGCAATCCTAGCAGCCTTCAGCTCACTAATCCTCTCGAACTCggactgagccttctcaagtcgggaactggtcgcaccaatgggggatttcttgaactctcgggcaatagcggcatgaagactagccatccggacacagctccgtgccatatactgaaaatggtgctccatagacacatcatcagtagaaataaaagtctgagggagaatatgctgttcaacccaaccaagagcatcaaaatCCTTATCATTAAAACCCGCAAactcttgagaggtcttctgcttcttgggaggaggacccgaggACGAAGGAGGAGATTccaccaaaaacaagcaaaaccaaaatactaaaaaagatgaatctcggaagaggtcgggaactacctaactcggaacggagaaggcttggatctcccaacattttcttcgtgtccaagtgaggtgctcgaccccataaactgcttaccacacccacaaaagcctgctccacctcatctagactctcaaggGTATACTTAGTagacactacattctcctgccaacaaagaggaaaagaaggctccccactctcatctagaaagaaaggtcggacgtctccagtagcccggaccttgaaataaaagttcttaaaatcatgaaaggactcatcatacaagGTACAAAACTTCCTCCCCTGGTTAGCtctaaaagagacccaagataccttccctccacctgaccccggcttcgtcaacacaaacaaataggaaaaaagagaaatagagggagcaacgcccaaaaactgacacaaaagttgaaacagctttaaaaacgcccaagaatttggatggagctgcgtaggggcaaggttacaagaccataacacctcggactccagatcggtaaagggaagtcggacactcagcttagagaaaaaataatcataggcataaaagaagagcttctcggaactatctaagggcgggaagcacactctctcctcggatTCCGGGGCCACTAGTTcgtaatccctctcagactccctattctcacatatgctacagtgcctacggaacctagctaaatactcagaatctaccacagaagggactcttagaggaagagGGTCTACCCAATCAAGACCACATGGAATTttagtcgacatcgcttgaagaacctttcgagacataaaattcttacctacaaagaagaatacaacagcaagcaaaaatcacataaagaagacggcgaaaacccattcagcaaagcaaGGAACAAAAAcaccagagaacaaaaaagagcccccccatatacaaacaaacagcaatggcggcgcctctttttagggcaacccaggcataaagaaaaagaaacaaacaagagccacacaaagaacagaagcatatgtgcacaaaaatgggaacaaacctggaagaaagaaacgaagacgacaagctccgaagcaaggagaacgAAACGTACGGCGCAGAAGGAACCCCAGAAAGACACACGGAGAGATTCGGGGAAGCAgagcaaagagaaagaagaagcagtgctcgaaaaggataaagaaaaacaaaaacgcagaaaaagaggaaaaggggcaaataaataaagccttcacagagcccgaatggaaatcgaggaaaaacggtaaaatgcaataaatgcaggaacggccattttgaattttgaaaaacagactactatgcccgagcacgacctcccaaaaaggacgaactcgggcaggggcactgttcataccctgaccggggtcctccaactcggcaaattcgCAAGAGGTCCGACCTTGCCTAAAGCTcacacctaaaggtcggacctcggacaaagagcaaaggaaggcccatcaaaaggaacgcagcccaaacctaaaggccgaaaaggcctggaaaaggcggttccacaaagatagagataaaactcccaaagataagataagataagaatatcttatccagggaagatcactgccaactactataaatacactggagcacccaggtatggcattcattccaaatctacacatatctgcttggacccatgctaacttaagcatcggagtgtcattgcaggtacaaccaccaaccattctgcatatcaagctcgggtcaccgaacccccacctcgggcttctccagacgaccgagctacacgtttcaggtaaaccCTCGGAACACCTTCCATTTTGGCaaacttcctttccaatctccaattcattcatgccctataaaccctgaaacacttaacacacagatcacgacatcgaatgggataaaagagaattaaaatacctaataaaaagtctctaggaagtaagttttcaatcatgtagtaattttaggaaggaaatataaatgcatgctaattatatgaataagagggtaaagatcatgataaaaccacacaattaaatacattataaaccataaaatagtggtttatcaatggcCGTGACTTCCTCATTGTCCTTTTGTTCTTCCACTTTTTCACTTCTCAAATAAATAGCTTTGCACTCTCCTCTTGGGTTTGGAATTGTGTCATTGGGAAGGCCATTTGTGGATTTTTCCACTTGTTGAGCAATTTGGCCTATTTTCTCTTCCAACTTTCTAATTGAAGCACCTTGATTTTGGAAGTTAGACTTTGTTTCGTCAATTAAGCCTCTAGTTTCTTGAATGAATGTGAGTGTATTTTGGGAGAGTTTCTCTATGGCTAGTTTAAGATTGGAGAGCTTTTAAGAATCTTGGGATGGTTGGGTGAGAGGTGGTTGTTGTTGGTGAGGGTTGAAGGTATGTTGTTGGGGCTGGAGGTGGTTCTGTGGGTGGTTATTGTTGAAATTGTTGGCCCTCTGACCTTGATTTTtcaacccaaaatttgggtgatttctccatccaagATTATAAGTCATGGAGAAGGGATCATTATAAAGTGGAATGTTATCTATGTAATGTACTTGCTCTAGGGAAGAATATCCGTACTCCAAACCTTTACTTTGATGTAGTCCACTACTCATGTCATAGGAATTCCCTTGAGCGCTCACTGCTGAAACTTGCATGCTTCCTAATTGTtgagtaattgcattaatttgtTGTGACATGACTTTATTTTGAGTCAACATAGTGTCCAAGGCATCTAATTCCATAACTCCTTTTCTTATTGATCTTCGAAGGAATAGAGGTATTGATTGTTGGCCACCATTTCAATCAACTCTAATGCTTCATCAGTGGTCTTCTTCATATACAGAGATCCTCCAGCCAAATTATCCAATGAAACCCCTGAGGCGGGGGTGATCTCATCATAAAATATCTGGAGTTGTGGTGCACAAAACTGACTACACATTTCGTACAGATAGACCGgtaagtataccgggtcgtccaagtaatacctcgggtgagtgagggtcgatcccacaaagattgttggtttgagcaaCCAATGGAtaccttgcagatcttagtcaggtgaatagaaaatatagttgtcatgagaaaacacataaaagagataaataaataaaacgttacTAGATAGGTGTGAAATTAATGGTATGAGACCTGTTGAGGCTTCAgagatgcttcttccttctAGATCAACTTTTCTCGCCATCTACTCCAACTTCTGATTAATTCATTCTATGACAGGTTGTATATGATTAACGTCGGGTCAGCGGTCATTAATCTCTTCTACTTTAGATCAAATGCCAGGTCagcggtcatccaatctgaatgGGGGTAAAGCTCTAGTAGTCcattcccttggtgatcctactcaaagcgccacagacaaggtcagatATTCCGACtcagagaatgctgcttctttggattctagcctatacgaCAAAGGCCCTAATCACTCCGCacctcggctgaactgatgtctcgagaagtccccaatgaagccgttgattagccgtctaagagatgtataatcaagatTGTGGTTCAGTACTATCCCATCAAGGACTCATAAGAATCCATGTAGAATGAAaatgattgtcacgggtcatccGATTCATAAGATTGAAGAACAAAGATACATCTTAAAATAGAATCAAGCGTAGATTGAAGTACAATACTGATAGTATTAATTCATAAGaatcaacagagctcctaacctcaaccttaggaggttagtgactcatgttgtacaaaaaataaaagtgaaaggTTCGAATGGGCAAGAGTTTTTTGTTGAAGATCCTAAACATGGgtgatcttctcctatatatactaatctaacaactaagaattacagaaataatataaaactagtcttgtagtgcgaaaatccactttctgggcccacttggtgagtgtttggactgagcttaAGTGAATTCCACGAGCTAGTACCCCTTGGGGGTGTTAAACGCTGGCTTGGGACTCCCTTTTGGGCATTGGACGCCAGCTACTCCCTTTTGGGCGTCCAACGCTGATGCGTGGAAAAATGCGGgttaagaatttttgaaaagtatttttcaaaatggcGTTGCAAGTACAGCCTTAACCGATGAAATTTTCACTATCAATTTAGAATGTATCACAATTACTAATAAATAACTGGGATATAGAATTCCTGGTCGTTTCCCTAAAAGTTGACACAAGATGCAAATTATTTGTTAGAATTTTtctgaatatttttttgaagttgagaacaaaaaaataaatagctaGGAATTAAAGTGATCAATAACTAACAAGAGATGATAtgtattcaaaataaaaggccTTGGTCAGGAGGGAGAATTGGAGTTTCTATCCTTGTTGTCTTTCCCAAGTATAATAGTAAAGGTTCATTGTTCCCACTTAGTTATCttctaacaattgaaggaaaaTCAAGTAGGCGTCACTAACTCTAGCAcacaagtcctagtcacttCATGGGGAAGGACTAGAGTTGGTGAGAATTGAGCTAGCCAGCAATTTCCAATTACAGATTAATACTTGAGTATCACAACTCAAGGGGTTTCTAATTACTCAACTCCCAACCAAGTTAGGAGCTTTACTCCATTAACATGAAAGCCATTTTTATAAACACAGGGTAGGTATAAATAAAAGACATGCtaattatgagaaattaattaaatcaaaattggcactaacaataattaacaaggatcaaacaagcaataaaaataaacataaaaataattcaatgcattaataaaatttaagagtgACAAGGTCCAAACATGAATTCAATAATCAAATGGAAAAGAGTAAATAagggaattaaagaagaaactAGGAATaagatgatgaagaacgaagGTAGCAACAACTCTCTCAAGATCCAATTCGAAGATGAAACTAAGAATGCCAAAACCCTAGAGAGAAGTAGGAGTTTTTCTCCCTAGATTTCAAAACTAATCAAAAACCAAAGTGAAAAGTGAAGTGTGTTTAGTCTCAGCTCTATCCCATCCTCTAGTATGCATTTTCGGGCTTGAAATTGGGTCCAAATcagcccaaaaatcgccccaGCGAGTTCTGTTAAGTGCAGCACGTGATGCTTTGTCACGTGTATGCGTCGCCACGCGTACATGTTGCTGAACCTTGCACCTGGCCACGTGTACGTGTCGTTGAACAACACTCCTGgtcacgtgcacgcgtcagccatgcgtgcgcgtcgctccttGCTTCTTAACTCTtcagtttcttgtgttccttccacttgaACATGCTTCATCTTCATCCTTTAAGCCATCCATGTCCTATAAACCagaaaacacttaacaaacacatcacggcatcgaatggtagtaaaggataattaaaaattaacaaatttaagaCCTAGGAAGCATGTttccaatcatagcacaaaattgggaaggaaacttaaaaacatgcaatttacatgaataagtatgAGAATAGTTGACAAAACCCACTCAATTCagtccaaaatatataaaatagtggtatatcaaatcttttcacacgtaaatattagcatgtcctcatgctaagctcaataaaaacaaaagagtgAAGGGAAATGGTAAGACTTATACAATGCAATTTATCTATaagaatgcaactacatgctaaatgcttttacctacttggttaaaagtaaacaaattcTCCAAGAACAAACATAAACTGGATTCTACTAATTCAAATCTCAACACAAATTATaagtagacttgcaagaagaaaactcatgaaagccgggaacaaagaatcgagcatcgaaccctcactagaaatgtatacactctaatcactctagTGTTTGAGGGTCGAGTCTCTCGGTTCtgtactaatcttgctttccaAGGCTTgatcttcttctaccaatcaacaaaaatttaatgcacaaatacacatatcaagaggtcttttcaagggttgtaatggggttagggtaaaGGTAGGAATGTATTTGGTTAAATGGACTAAAATCCGAATccttgattaacttaaactccccacctaacttaagataTTCCATGTTATCACAATGCAAAGCCTAGCCAGTCGTAACTATTTTCCCATAAATCCATGCACCATGATATCTTTTGAGTATAAATCATATTAGTTCACTTATTAGCCTTGgagcattttgtcccctttttattgcttctctttttcttttcctttccttattatttatatattttttctttttttctttttttttcagtgagttaatgcatatgattaatgtGCTGGATGCATGAACAAGTGCCCAAACtattttcacattttcatataagaatataaaatacCCAATTCCCTAACCAAGTAATTTCCAAACCcaaattccccacacttagttcatatgcactctcactagtccaagctaaccaaggattcaaattagggaTATTTATTGTTTTCTGTTTAGAGTTAacgatgtgctaaaataaagaataaatggggtaaaataggctcaataTTGGGTCGCAAAGGgaaatgaaagggtaaggccatatgggtatgtgagctatagtgaaacaaggcctcaatcacgtaagtgcatgcatacatcaaacaatggaaatatagaatcaagtaagacaaaaatcacaattttagagagaacaacacacaccaaaataaaacatTGGCTGATAAGATGTAACCAATAAAATAggttcaaaatctcactggttttgtatgttcgagctctaaaaccatgttcTAAATATAAATTCCTTCAAGCAATGTTCAGCAAAAAGtttttcaaattagtgaaatgctttAAAGCAGTGTCTTGTAAAAGAAATTgtcacttcaaccaagtagtacctaAATGCAAGCAATTAACTACTCATACAAGTTACCCTatgtaaaacaagaaaattaaagtattgGTGTTAAGAGAGAGTTGTTACGTTCGGGAATCAGTTACTGACCTCCTCATAATTAATGCTTGGCACGGTCCTCTGTGCCATCCGCAAGGTGGGTCTGAGATCGCCACTTCCAATATCTTGATCACTCGCCTCGCCATCAATGGAAGTAGAGTTCGAGGTGTCGAGTTCTTCCATAGGTGGTTTAGAACacccattgagctccttcaagtAGTCATAGCGGCGCTTGTTGCGTCACTCCATCTACTCAATTCTTCGGCCTTGCCGGTCTACCTTTTGGATGAGATCAAGTAACAACTGGTAGGTGGATAGTGGTGGTGCATGTGGTGTCGATGATGGTGGAGCAGAGGATGAAGGGGTGTCGAAGGACGATTCTTCATTCCGGCTCACATGTGGCATTGGAGGTCTGATATATTTCCCATTCGGGACAAATTTGTTATCCCTAGGAATCACAGTCTTTACATCCCCAGCCCGAGATGAAACTCCCACCGTAGACACCAAGTCTGTGACCAATACGGGAAAAGGTAGGTTGTCCGCTATCTGCACTCGACCCATAGCTTGTTGGATGAGTCGTGGCAAGTTGAGAGATTtctctgtgaggatgcaccaggCAAGAACGGCCATGTTGGCAGTAAAAGTGGACTCATAAATGCTCAAAAATATGTAGTGGGACATAATCTATGCCCACACTCGAGCCTCCATAGTAAGGTCTTGGGCGGAGATGCTCTTGGGTCTAGTCCGGTATTGCCCATAGATCCACTCACTTCCGGGTTGGGCGTGACTCTATGGATGAGGTTCTAGTCAAACTGGAATGTCTGGCACTCAAGCTGTGTCTCTTGATAGGCATCCATCCCATCCAGACTAGGTAAAAGATCAAATGCTTTCTGAATAGCACCTTCTGAGATAGGGACTTGCTTTTGGCGCATAAAGACTGGCTGAAGGGTAGGCGAGTGATAGTTGGCATAGAATTTAACTACCCAAGAGAGATTAGCTTCCTGTGGCTGCCTCTTTAAGAATCCCCACTGTCTCCTTTCGATGCGGGGCACCACAAATTCAACGAAGTGCTCTGGAAGAATGAGAAAGTGCTTATTGTGGTAGTTTCTCTCTACTAAGaaggggaacatctgctcacaatAGCGGTTAGTGAATCGTGCAGAGTCCTATGCGGGAAATACCTTCTCCGCTTCATCAACTCGGATGGTCCTCTTCACCCGCTTAGTAGGTGGCTTGACCCTTGAGGGTGGTTGCGCCTTAGCCGGTACTTTTTTAGATCCCTTCTTTATCCGTGTCTTGTTAAAAGCCTTCTCTTTCATCCATGTCTTGTTAAAAGCCTTCTCTTTTCCTCTCATGATGGCCAtcctaaaaaaagaaagaaaaagaaggaatattaaacttagaaaaataaacatCGGAAGTAGGAAAATGTGAGTgataatgaatgccaaagagaAAGAAATAGTCTTaaatacatggtagctacaacatgcaagtaaGATATCAATTAAAATCATGAAGGCATTTCACTAACACTAGATGCAAGAGGGATAAAAGCATGCAAGCAAAACGAAGAAGTAAGGTAATCAATCCAAGTGTATAGTAGACCCAAAATAGAATGTCAATTGTCAAAGCACACCTCATAACACGAACAAGCTAAGAAATATCAGAATAATTtaccaaataaaattccaacaccaaataaaaatgcaagaaaagaaaagaattaaaaagaaattataaataacaaaattaagatgcaattaaaaataattaaaaatattcgaatgcaagaaataaaagaagaattaaagaGTAGAAGAAAGTCAGAAAAGAAACCttgaaaagaagatgaaaagggTAAGATAAATGGGAGTAAGAATGAGATAAGAGGggtagaaagagaaaaagaaaaggaaaggaaattggAGCTGTCAGAGGTGGTGGTCGCCTCTGGTGGTCCGACGGTGGTAGTTTAGGGGGAAAGAAAGACGGAAgaagtaaaaagaaagaaaaaaagaagaagaatgaagaagaattaGGATTTGAAAGAGGGAAGAATTAAATGCAGCAAGGCGGCACGCTGAATTAAGTGATTCGGCACTTATGACGTGtgcgcgtcgcccacgcgtacgcgtgggtaagCAGATAACTCAGTGACGCGTAAATGTTggtcatgcgtatgcgtgactACTTGTCGTGCCAGACGCATGATTCTATCATAGtaccagcacaactttcggggttttttttttttccagagTGCGCCGAAATGACATACGACGTGTGCGCATCGCTCACGTTCACGCGTGAGATGATGAAATTGctggtgacgcgtacgcgttggtcacgcatacgcgtggagtGGGTTGTACGCCAGGCACACCACCCGTACAGTTCCAGCATAACTCTCGGGAAAAATGTACCAGAGAGCGCCAGCATCTATATGACCCGTGCGCGTTGATGATGCTTACGCGTAGGATGCttcctttttatatatatataactcagAAGAAAAGGGAAACATGCTTATGTGAAAATTAACAAAGACAATCAATGAAATAAATataagcaaataaataaaatagaacttCAAAAAAGGAGGATCATACCGTGGTGGGTtgcctcccacctagcacttttctttaacgtccttaagttagTCGGTCTATAGGCTCAGTCCTCTTCCTTTGCTGGATCCTTCAAGAGGAAGATATCCAGCTCcttgttgttcttcactttcgcACCATGATAAAGCTTTAAACGATGGCCATTGACTTTGAAGAAGGTAGGGCTTGAGGGGTGACTTAGGTGGACAACTCCATACGGTTCCACCTTCTCCACCATGTAGGGTCTATCCCATCTTGACCTCAGTTTTCTCGGCATTAACTTCAACCTTGAGTTGTAGAGAAGGACTTGATCCCTAGCTTTAAACTCTCTTCTCTTGATGTTTTTGTCATGTACCGCCTTCACCTTTTCTTTGTAGAGCCTTGAGTTTTCATACACTTCTAGCCGAAGGCACTCTAATTCCTCCAGTtgcaattttctttcaattccgGCTCCTCCCAATCCTGAATTGCATTCCTTCACAGCCCAGTAAGCTTTATGTTCCACCTCTATCGGAAGGTGACAAGCCTTTCCGTAGACTAGGCGGAACAGATCATGCCGATTGGTGTCTTGTAATCTGTCGCCATCTTGTACTTTGTCAAAGAGCCATTACTCGTAGCATCCAAGAGAGTCTTATTTTGAGGCTTCATGCCTGGGCAAAAGTAACTAATTAACACCAACTGGTCAATCATGTGATGGGGGCACGAATCAAAGAGATTCCTAAAGCATTCCCAATACTCATAGAGAGTCTCTGATTCACCTTGAATGACGCAAGAAATTTCCTTCCTCAATCTATCTGTGACCTTCAGTGGAAAGAACTTGTCCAAGAATTCCATTCTAAGCAAATCCTAATTAGTAACAATAGCTTCGGGTTGAGTGTAGAACCACTCATTTGCCTTTCTctcaagagaaaatgggaaggcaTATAACCAAACGGTAACCTCATCCGCACTATGCCGCCTAGTAGTTGAACAAGCTATTTAAAATTctctaaggtgcttgataggctcttgagcgggtaaaccataaaattttaagaagtAGATTGATCAATGCGgtctaaaattcaaaatcaacagTCAAATTTGGATGACGCGCTTGAAATGGTTGAAGAGTGAAATCCGGAGCTCCCACTTCCTTGAGAGTGATCCTTCTAGGAGCGGCCATAGTATCTGCACCTAAAACAACAAAAGAGACGTCAATGGATTTAATAGGAGAAGAGTTAGTTTCTTCCTCAAATGATGCTTCAGACTCAACCTCGGGTAAGATTGGTGAATTGGCAGAAACCCCTTCACTACCCTCAGAGGCTAACCGACGCCGAGCTCGCCTAATATGTGAAATAGctttttcaatttcaggatcaaatGCGGCTAGGCTCAGATCCGGTAATGAACGCGTcattcaataaaagaaacataGAGCTCATGGCaacaaaatatactaagaaaaataaataataaatactacagataaacaaaagaaacacacaaataaaagatgcaattatgtaaacataaatatatttacaCCAACTAATAACTTAGTACACATATGCAactcctcggcaacggcgccaaaaattgatgggtGGAAAAATGCCagttaaaaatttctaaaaagtATTTTCCAAAATGGCGTTGCAAGTACAGCCTTAACTGACGAAATTTCCACTATCAATTTAGAATGTGtcacaattaataataaataacggGGATATAGAATCCCGGGTCGTTTCCCTAAGAGTTGACACAAGATACAAATTATTGGTTAGgatttttctaaatatttttttgaagttGAGAACGGAAAAATAAATAGCTAGGAATTAAAGCAATGAATAACTAACAAAGGTgatatatattcaaaataaaaggccTTGGTCAGGGGAGAGAATTGGAGTTTCTATCTTTGTTGTCTTTCCCAAGTATATTAGTATaggttcattgctcccacttagttatcctctaacaattgaaggaaagtcaagtgggcGTCCCTAACTCTagctcacaagtcctagtcacttCATGGGGAAGGACTAGAGTTGGTCAGAATTGAGCTAGCCATCAATTTccaattataaattaatacttGAGTATCACAACTCAAGGGTTTTTAATTACTCAACTCCCAACCAAATTGGGAGCTTTACTCTATTAACATGAATGGCATTTTCATAAACGCAGGGTAGGTATAAATAAAAGACATGCtaattatgagaaattaattatgtcttcattacatgatcattagtgtttagtgtctatgtcttaaaactatgaatgttccatgaatctttcacctttcttaaatgaaaaatgttttctgaaaaagaaaaagaagtacatgaatttcgaattctattttgaaaatagtttaattattttgatgtggtggcaatactttttgttttctaaatgaatgcttgaacaatgcatattttttatagtgaagtttatgaatgttaaaattgttggattttaaaagaataatgaaaaaagaggaaTGATATTGATagtctg from Arachis duranensis cultivar V14167 chromosome 4, aradu.V14167.gnm2.J7QH, whole genome shotgun sequence encodes:
- the LOC107484508 gene encoding uncharacterized protein LOC107484508, which translates into the protein MEFLDKFFPLKVTDRLRKEISCVIQVQDGDRLQDTNRHDLFRLVYGKACHLPIEVEHKAYWAVKECNSGLGGAGIERKLQLEELECLRLEVYENSRLYKEKVKAVHDKNIKRREFKARDQVLLYNSRLKLMPRKLRSRWDRPYMVEKVEPYGVVHLSHPSSPTFFKVNGHRLKLYHGAKVKNNKELDIFLLKDPAKEED